The following nucleotide sequence is from Nitrospira sp..
TTTGTTGACGATTCTCGCCATTGTGTTGTCGGTGGGATTGGTGGTGGACGATGCGATCGTCGTTGTCGAGAATGTCGAGCGGCACGTACGCGAAGGGAAATCCAGAATGCAGGCCGCGTTGCTGGGCTCGCGCGAGCTGGTCGGCCCCATCATCGCCATGACCATCACGCTGGCCGCCGTGTACGCCCCGATCGGGTTTCAAGGCGGTTTGACCGGGTCGTTGTTTTTGGAGTTTGCGATGACGCTGGCCGCCGCCGTGGTCCTGTCCGGCGTCGTGGCGATCACCCTGTCGCCGGTGATGAGTTCCTATTTCGTCCATCCTGAAGGCAAGGAAGGGCGGTTGACCAGACTGGTAAATCGGGCCTTCGACGTCACACGCGCAGGTTATGGCCGTCTGCTCGACGGCGCCTTGGAGATGCGTTGGGCAATCGTCGTCGCAGCCCTGTTGGTGATGGTGGCGGCCTGGCCGCTGTACCAGTTCTCGCGGCAGGAGTTGGCGCCGGTGGAAGATCAAAGCCACATCAGCCTGTTTCTCGAAGCAGCGCCGGATTCGACGGTGGCGGCGACGAACCGGGACTCCATGAAGGTGATCGAGGCGATCCGATCGTTTCCCGAGACACGCTTCACGTGGTCGCTGACCTCGTCATGGGGAGGGTTCGGCGGTTTGGTGGCCAAGGATTGGCGCGAACGGACGCGCTCCACCGAGCTGATGTATGGCGAGGTATACGGCGCCGTCTCGCAAATTCCCGGGCTGCGGGTGTTCCCGCGGCTGGATCCGCCGCTGCCCACGCCCGGGCAGTATGACGTCGAGCTGATCTTGGAAAGCGAGTTGCCTGCCGAGCAGTTGCTGGAAATCACGGGGGCGGTGCTCGGAGCCGGCTGGCAAAGCGGAAAGTTCCTCTATGTCGACACGGACCTCAAGATCGATTTGCCTGAGGCGCGGGTCGTGATCGATCGGGAACGTTTGGCCGATCTGGGGTTCGACTTGGCGCGCGTCGGCCAGGAGCTGGGCACGTTGCTCGGCGGCGCCTACGTGAATCGATTCAATTTCTATGACCGGAGCTACAAGGTCATTCCGCAGATCGGTGACAAGGATCGGGCGACGCTCGATCCGCTGCTCGATCTGAAGATCAAGACGCCCGGCGGGCAGTTGGTGCCGGTGTCGACCTTCACCCGCATCGAGACCAGCACTGCCCCGCGGACTCTGAATCGTTTCCAGCAGCGTAATGCGGTGCGCATTTTCGGGGGCGTCAAACCAGGCGTCACCAAGGATGAAGGGCTTCGAGTTCTCGAGACGGCCGCCGCTGCCGCCGCCGGGCCCCGCGCATCGCTCGATTACGCCGGGGAATCGCGCCAGATCAGGCACGAGGGGTCGGCCCTGACGGTGACCTTGGGGTTTGCGATCGTACTCATTTATCTGGTGCTGGCGGCGCAATTTCAGAGTTTTCGCGACCCGCTCATCGTCTTGCTGGGGTCGGTGCCGCTGGCCATATCCGGAGCGCTGGTCTTTAGTTTCCTGGACCTCACGACCATCAATATCTATTCGCAGGTGGGGCTGATTACGTTGGTCGGTTTGATCGCCAAGAACGGCATCCTGATCGTGGAGTTTGCCAATACCTTGCAGGCGCGCGGGATCTCGAAGGCGGCGGCGTTGCGCGAAGCGGCCATGACCAGGCTGCGGCCCGTCTTGATGACCTCGGCGGCGACGGTGTTCGGCCATTTGCCGCTGGTGTTGGTGTCGGGGCCCGGTGCGGCGGCGCGCAACAGCATTGGAATCGTGCTGGTGACAGGCATGACGGTCGGTACCCTCTTTACGCTGTTCGTGGTGCCGGTGTTTTATTCCCTGATCGCGGCGCGGCATCAGCCGGCGGCTGAGCTGGAAACGGCTGACCCGCAGGAGCTGCAGCTGGTCGGGGCAAAGGGTTGAGTGGAGGGACGATGCTGAAGATTACCTCGGTAACCACACAACAGGCCCCGCGGCTGATCCTGGAGGGGAGCGTCAGCGGGCCATGGGTGGCGGAACTCGAACGGGTGTGGCGAACGGTCCTGCAGTCCGGCGCGACCAGCCCGGTGGTGGATTTGAGCGGAATCACCTTCATCGCAGGGGAAGGCAAAGCCTTGCTGAGCAGGATGTGGCGCGACGGCGCGACCTTGATTGCCAACGGCTGCTGCACCAGGCACATCGTGGAAGAAATTACCGGCGGTGCGTCGGCTTCTCCTTCGGCCGGCTCAGCCGCCAGGTGACTGTTACGAGCGAACTCTCCGCGTTCTCTCCTTGAATGGTCACCGGACCGAAATTCCATGCCGCCTCAACCGCCGACATCCGCAGGCTCCATTACCGCGTACCTCGCGGCGGACCATCGGCGCCTGGACGACCTGTTGAGTGCGGCGGCCGGTCTGCCCGACCGTATCGATCGCGACAGGTATGATCAATTTCGCGCGGGGTTGCTTCGGCACATCGGCATGGAAGAAAAAATTCTCCTCCCGGTTATCCAGCGAATTCGCGGAGGCGAGCCGCTGCCCGTTGCCGCCAAACTCCGCCTTGATCACGGCGCCCTCGCGACGCTGCTCATGCCCACGCCGAC
It contains:
- a CDS encoding efflux RND transporter permease subunit — its product is MRSFTDVFIKHPVLAVVVNLVILLLGWRALTTLPVQQYPKIESSSIIITTVYYGAAAETVRGFLTTPIERVVSAISGVDYLESTSRAGVSTVTVHLKLNHSSTAALAEVTARLQQVRSELPAEAEPPAVEVQRADRPYASFYLSFTSPERTVPALTDWLLRSLQPQFATLTGVQRVTIEGGRQIAMRVWIDPDRLAAYNLSPGDVQAALRRNNYLAAVGRTKGNLVQVNLLANTDLRSTEEFQDLIVTDRGGAIVRLRDVARVENGAEEAEMVAKYNRMEGVYLGVWPLVGSNEIEVAQRLREEMDRVRPTLPKDIDMQLVWDGTMFMRSALEEITKTLGETILIVAAVVFLFMGSVRTALVPLVAMPVSLVGAAIFMYASGFSLNLLTILAIVLSVGLVVDDAIVVVENVERHVREGKSRMQAALLGSRELVGPIIAMTITLAAVYAPIGFQGGLTGSLFLEFAMTLAAAVVLSGVVAITLSPVMSSYFVHPEGKEGRLTRLVNRAFDVTRAGYGRLLDGALEMRWAIVVAALLVMVAAWPLYQFSRQELAPVEDQSHISLFLEAAPDSTVAATNRDSMKVIEAIRSFPETRFTWSLTSSWGGFGGLVAKDWRERTRSTELMYGEVYGAVSQIPGLRVFPRLDPPLPTPGQYDVELILESELPAEQLLEITGAVLGAGWQSGKFLYVDTDLKIDLPEARVVIDRERLADLGFDLARVGQELGTLLGGAYVNRFNFYDRSYKVIPQIGDKDRATLDPLLDLKIKTPGGQLVPVSTFTRIETSTAPRTLNRFQQRNAVRIFGGVKPGVTKDEGLRVLETAAAAAAGPRASLDYAGESRQIRHEGSALTVTLGFAIVLIYLVLAAQFQSFRDPLIVLLGSVPLAISGALVFSFLDLTTINIYSQVGLITLVGLIAKNGILIVEFANTLQARGISKAAALREAAMTRLRPVLMTSAATVFGHLPLVLVSGPGAAARNSIGIVLVTGMTVGTLFTLFVVPVFYSLIAARHQPAAELETADPQELQLVGAKG
- a CDS encoding hemerythrin domain-containing protein translates to MPPQPPTSAGSITAYLAADHRRLDDLLSAAAGLPDRIDRDRYDQFRAGLLRHIGMEEKILLPVIQRIRGGEPLPVAAKLRLDHGALATLLMPTPTPQILATIRRILSDHNHVEEQAGGLYEIGDRLPPAEIEPLLAALRAAPTVAVMRHSDSPAVMKTLQGALQRAGYQLENASAQAPFRSDGAR